In Haloarcula salinisoli, a genomic segment contains:
- a CDS encoding site-specific integrase produces the protein MRIERNENHHSYRCWLTPDEYKTLKQSAGSYRDSLIIQLGGEVGLRSFEIPQIHPEHIKHVDGHARLRVPQGKDTEGSGGKPRDAYLPEQIESELLRYANVEDIDRDEPIVDLSERSVQRRVKATAERVAEETGDADWQKLSSHDLRRYYAQTLLVRERMNPRVVMEVGGWSSFSAVEPYLNAPTAEVVNREFEGATFS, from the coding sequence ATGCGCATCGAGCGAAACGAGAACCACCATTCGTACCGCTGCTGGCTGACGCCGGACGAGTACAAGACCCTCAAGCAGAGCGCGGGTAGCTACCGGGACTCCCTCATCATCCAGCTCGGCGGGGAAGTCGGGCTTCGGTCTTTCGAGATACCCCAGATACACCCGGAACACATCAAGCACGTCGACGGCCACGCCCGGCTTCGCGTTCCCCAGGGGAAGGACACTGAGGGGAGCGGCGGGAAACCTCGCGACGCTTACCTCCCCGAGCAAATCGAGAGCGAACTACTCCGCTACGCCAACGTCGAGGACATCGACCGCGACGAGCCGATCGTCGACCTGAGCGAGCGGTCGGTACAGCGCCGGGTCAAGGCCACCGCCGAGCGAGTCGCGGAGGAGACCGGTGACGCCGACTGGCAGAAGCTGTCGAGTCACGATCTTCGGCGGTACTACGCGCAGACGCTCCTGGTGCGTGAGCGGATGAACCCCAGAGTAGTGATGGAAGTCGGTGGGTGGTCGTCGTTCTCCGCGGTCGAGCCGTACCTGAACGCGCCTACGGCCGAAGTGGTGAACCGGGAGTTCGAGGGCGCGACCTTCTCATAG
- a CDS encoding retropepsin-like aspartic protease, producing the protein MCQGYFTTTDGQRRPRLSSTAFLATDVNNDLSFKSGSNVDFLVDTGADTTCFTRATAEKLGLSIGSREPTADVSGVGPDTVPLYIIEEPFVLVFDERDEETPNDFHYEYFNEMHVLPSLDGDILGRDFLSRFEIDWSDYHDRINMARIDDAEGDYDVIG; encoded by the coding sequence ATGTGCCAAGGGTATTTTACAACGACTGACGGTCAGCGACGGCCTCGCTTATCTTCGACTGCGTTCCTAGCCACGGATGTTAACAATGACCTTTCGTTCAAATCGGGCAGTAATGTTGATTTCTTAGTTGATACCGGAGCTGACACAACATGTTTCACCCGGGCCACGGCGGAAAAACTCGGTCTCTCCATCGGCAGCAGAGAGCCAACAGCCGATGTGAGCGGTGTTGGACCAGACACGGTCCCACTGTATATAATAGAGGAACCCTTCGTACTAGTTTTTGATGAGCGTGATGAAGAAACGCCAAATGACTTCCACTATGAATATTTCAATGAAATGCATGTTCTCCCGTCGTTGGATGGTGATATTTTGGGGAGAGATTTCCTTAGCCGATTTGAGATCGATTGGTCTGATTATCATGACAGAATAAATATGGCAAGAATAGATGACGCTGAGGGCGATTACGACGTAATCGGCTAA
- a CDS encoding minichromosome maintenance protein MCM, with product MPENHELTEELIQFFRDYYSEEIAQLAQRYPREEKSLHVDYDDLYRFSPDVADDVRNHPKQLQEHLEEALRLYDLPVAVELDDAHVRIYNLPETHVFDPSAVSRHENIGQLLDIRGQVQKVSDVKPRLTEAVWECQRCGTQTEIPQHGESLQEPHECQGCERQGPFSLDASASSWIDHQYARIQQPPEKTNGGEAQSVDAHLEDDLIEGFDAGDRVVLTGILDIEEPGADQGLDFDTNLDARSVVKEESDYDDVDVDEHLEEIEAIANGVRGDPYQLLVDSINPKHRGDEHVKLAVALQLFGGWAHEYPDGSRDRGDWHMLLLGDPGCGKSTFLRYVDQIAPRSTYASGKGATAAGMTAAAVSDDFGDTEWGLEAGALVLADGGIACVDEIDKMQSDAVSSMHDALESQQVHVNKAGINATLNARTSLLAAGNPKDGRFERYRPKGEQIDMGPTLLSRFDLMFMVSDEPDREDDADVVEHMVQSRQAAGRHTRGEELSDEEQQRVEPAIDRSVMRAYVAHAKQTCRPIIEDDEVAERLKQFFVEFRAGAGEQDDDSPIPVTFRKVEAIQRLAESSARVRLSDTVEIEDVERAIELVTKSMKQVGYDPESGKFDADIIETEQAKSQKQRRRVIIQTIKKLGGTTVEKIEETVNANQDSIEHDIEHLKETGRVYELEGELQVA from the coding sequence ATGCCCGAAAACCACGAACTCACCGAAGAACTGATACAATTCTTCCGGGACTACTACTCGGAAGAGATCGCACAGCTCGCTCAACGCTACCCCCGAGAGGAGAAATCACTCCACGTCGACTATGACGACCTGTACCGGTTCAGTCCGGATGTCGCAGACGATGTGCGGAACCATCCGAAGCAACTGCAGGAGCACCTGGAGGAAGCGCTCCGCCTCTACGACCTGCCGGTCGCGGTCGAACTCGACGACGCTCACGTCCGCATCTACAACCTCCCGGAGACGCACGTCTTCGACCCCTCCGCTGTCTCCCGTCACGAGAACATCGGCCAGTTGCTCGATATCCGCGGACAGGTGCAGAAGGTATCGGACGTGAAGCCGCGCCTCACAGAAGCAGTATGGGAGTGCCAACGGTGTGGGACCCAGACCGAGATTCCACAGCATGGCGAGAGTCTCCAAGAACCGCACGAGTGCCAGGGGTGTGAACGACAGGGCCCCTTCTCGCTCGACGCGAGCGCCAGTAGCTGGATAGACCACCAGTACGCCCGTATCCAGCAACCGCCTGAGAAAACGAACGGTGGAGAAGCACAGAGCGTCGACGCGCACCTCGAAGACGACCTGATAGAAGGCTTCGACGCTGGTGACAGGGTGGTTCTGACCGGGATTCTCGACATCGAAGAGCCCGGAGCTGACCAGGGGCTCGACTTCGACACGAACCTCGACGCGCGTTCAGTCGTGAAAGAGGAGAGCGATTACGACGATGTCGACGTCGACGAGCACCTGGAGGAGATCGAAGCCATCGCCAACGGGGTACGCGGTGACCCGTATCAGCTACTCGTCGACTCGATCAACCCGAAACACCGGGGCGACGAACACGTCAAGCTGGCCGTCGCGCTGCAGCTCTTCGGCGGCTGGGCCCACGAGTACCCGGACGGGAGCCGCGACCGCGGCGACTGGCACATGCTCCTCCTCGGTGACCCCGGCTGTGGGAAGTCTACCTTCCTCCGTTACGTCGACCAGATTGCGCCACGGTCGACGTACGCCTCGGGGAAGGGTGCGACGGCGGCGGGAATGACGGCAGCGGCTGTATCTGACGACTTCGGAGATACCGAATGGGGGCTGGAAGCTGGTGCGCTGGTGTTGGCCGACGGAGGTATCGCCTGCGTCGACGAGATCGATAAGATGCAGTCCGACGCTGTGTCCTCGATGCACGACGCCCTGGAAAGCCAGCAGGTCCACGTCAACAAAGCCGGTATCAACGCTACGCTGAACGCTCGGACTTCGTTGCTTGCAGCGGGGAATCCGAAGGACGGGCGCTTCGAGCGGTACCGTCCGAAGGGCGAGCAGATCGACATGGGCCCGACGCTCCTCTCCCGGTTCGACCTGATGTTCATGGTGTCCGACGAGCCAGACCGGGAGGACGACGCGGATGTTGTCGAGCACATGGTCCAGAGCCGGCAGGCTGCAGGCCGTCACACTAGGGGAGAGGAGCTGAGTGACGAGGAACAGCAGCGGGTCGAGCCCGCGATAGATCGGTCGGTGATGCGGGCCTACGTCGCTCACGCCAAGCAGACCTGTCGTCCAATTATTGAGGACGACGAAGTAGCGGAGCGACTGAAACAGTTCTTCGTCGAGTTCCGAGCTGGAGCTGGCGAGCAAGATGACGACTCGCCGATTCCCGTGACGTTCCGCAAGGTCGAGGCGATACAGCGGCTGGCAGAGTCGAGTGCGCGGGTTCGTCTTTCGGATACTGTGGAGATTGAGGATGTTGAACGAGCAATTGAACTCGTGACGAAGTCGATGAAGCAAGTGGGCTATGATCCTGAGAGTGGCAAATTTGATGCGGACATAATCGAAACGGAACAGGCGAAAAGTCAGAAACAACGGCGAAGGGTAATTATCCAAACCATCAAAAAGCTCGGGGGGACCACGGTAGAAAAAATAGAAGAGACAGTCAATGCTAATCAGGACTCAATTGAGCACGATATTGAACATTTGAAAGAGACAGGCCGGGTTTACGAGTTAGAAGGCGAACTTCAGGTAGCTTGA
- a CDS encoding DUF192 domain-containing protein, whose product MARRAVVALVGVIVALAVAVLALQTGLWVDVVGVGEYDRGTVTVTDSDNSTPCCTTTPTETTTAAPCTVPPNRTAVATCEGSRALGTVDVRIADTPRQRRLGLSDTESLGPNEGMLFVHDEEGEYGYVMRDMDFDIDIIFIDANRTITTIHHASKPPEGESYSQQYSGRGKYVLEVNRGWANRTGTSVGDTVELPAGVD is encoded by the coding sequence ATGGCACGTCGTGCAGTCGTCGCGCTCGTGGGGGTCATCGTCGCACTCGCAGTCGCCGTCCTCGCGCTCCAGACCGGCCTGTGGGTGGACGTCGTCGGCGTCGGCGAGTACGACCGGGGCACCGTCACGGTCACCGACAGCGACAACTCGACGCCCTGTTGTACGACAACGCCGACCGAGACGACGACAGCGGCGCCGTGTACGGTGCCGCCGAACCGGACCGCCGTCGCGACCTGTGAGGGTTCGCGGGCGCTGGGGACAGTGGACGTTCGAATCGCTGACACACCCAGGCAGCGCAGACTCGGCCTCAGCGACACCGAATCCCTGGGCCCGAACGAGGGGATGCTCTTCGTCCACGACGAGGAGGGCGAGTACGGCTACGTCATGCGGGATATGGACTTCGACATAGACATCATCTTCATCGACGCCAACAGGACCATCACGACCATCCACCACGCGTCCAAGCCGCCAGAGGGCGAGTCCTACAGCCAGCAGTATTCCGGCCGGGGCAAGTACGTCCTCGAAGTGAACCGTGGCTGGGCCAACCGGACCGGTACGAGCGTCGGCGACACTGTAGAGCTGCCTGCTGGGGTCGACTGA
- a CDS encoding ABC transporter ATP-binding protein, which translates to MDIEAASDDDAFEDARERVDRPMWRLFTDYGKGQRFAFVIGLISSIFARMLDLLPPLLLALAIDAVIEDNTSYDLLFVPDAWIPATTTGQLWLTAGLIAASFGFGAVFHYTRNWGWNKFAQHVQHAVRTDTYETMQRLNMEFFADKQTGEMMSVLSNDVNRLEKFLNDGLNSSSRLIIMVLGIAAYLFYINWQLALVALLPVPLIAVFTKWFIETIQPKYADVRASVGSLNSRLENNLSGIQIIKTANTESYEADRVEDSSQEYLDANWDAIGTRITFFPGLRLVSGLGFVVTFVLGGLIVIGQAPGFFTLELTTGGFVAFIIYTQRFVWPMAQFGQVINMYQRAYASAERVFGLMETPGRLAEATDAPPLSVTDGAVEYDDVTFGYGEDEPVLDDVSFTVDGGDTVALVGPTGAGKSTVMKLLLRMYDPDDGAVRIDGQDLREVQITSIRRAIGYVSQETFLFYGTVRDNIAYGTFDATDEEIRQAAEAAEAHQFVQNLPDGYETMVGERGVKLSGGQRQRIAIARAMLKDPDILVLDEATSDVDTETEMLIQRSLDELTADRTTFAIAHRLSTIKDADTILVLEDGRVVERGSHDELLSEDGLYANLWAVQAGEIDELPEEFVQRAIRRRAQTDADD; encoded by the coding sequence ATGGATATCGAGGCGGCCTCAGACGACGACGCGTTCGAGGACGCTCGCGAGCGGGTCGACCGGCCGATGTGGCGGCTGTTCACCGACTACGGCAAGGGACAGCGATTCGCTTTCGTCATCGGACTCATCAGCTCGATTTTCGCCCGGATGCTGGACCTGTTGCCGCCGCTGCTCCTGGCGCTGGCTATCGACGCCGTCATCGAGGACAACACGAGCTACGACCTCCTGTTCGTCCCCGACGCGTGGATTCCCGCGACCACCACGGGCCAGCTCTGGCTCACGGCGGGACTCATCGCGGCCTCCTTTGGCTTCGGCGCGGTCTTCCACTACACCCGAAATTGGGGATGGAATAAATTTGCTCAACACGTCCAGCACGCGGTGCGAACGGACACCTACGAGACGATGCAGCGGCTCAACATGGAGTTTTTCGCCGACAAGCAGACCGGCGAGATGATGTCGGTGCTGTCCAACGACGTCAACCGGTTAGAGAAGTTCCTCAACGACGGTCTGAACTCCTCTTCGCGGCTGATAATCATGGTGCTGGGTATCGCCGCCTACCTCTTCTACATCAACTGGCAACTCGCCCTGGTGGCGCTGCTCCCGGTACCGCTCATCGCCGTGTTCACGAAGTGGTTCATCGAGACCATCCAGCCCAAGTACGCCGACGTCCGGGCCTCCGTCGGCTCGCTGAACTCCCGGCTGGAGAACAACCTGAGCGGCATCCAGATAATCAAGACCGCAAACACCGAGTCCTACGAGGCCGACCGCGTCGAGGACAGCTCCCAGGAGTACCTCGACGCCAACTGGGACGCCATCGGCACCCGCATCACCTTCTTCCCGGGGCTCCGGCTGGTCTCCGGGCTGGGATTCGTCGTCACGTTCGTGCTGGGCGGACTCATCGTCATCGGGCAGGCGCCCGGCTTTTTCACCCTGGAACTCACCACGGGCGGGTTCGTCGCCTTCATCATCTACACCCAGCGGTTCGTCTGGCCGATGGCCCAGTTCGGCCAAGTCATCAATATGTACCAGCGGGCCTACGCCTCCGCCGAGCGAGTGTTCGGGCTGATGGAGACGCCGGGGCGCCTCGCAGAAGCCACCGACGCCCCGCCGCTGTCGGTCACCGACGGCGCGGTCGAGTACGACGACGTGACCTTCGGCTACGGCGAGGACGAGCCCGTGCTCGACGACGTCTCCTTTACCGTCGATGGCGGTGACACCGTCGCGCTCGTGGGTCCCACCGGCGCGGGCAAATCGACGGTGATGAAGCTCCTCTTGCGGATGTACGACCCCGACGACGGCGCGGTCCGCATCGACGGTCAGGACCTCCGTGAGGTCCAGATAACCTCCATCCGGCGGGCCATCGGCTACGTCAGCCAGGAGACGTTCCTGTTCTACGGCACCGTCCGTGACAACATCGCCTACGGGACATTCGACGCCACCGACGAGGAGATTCGACAGGCGGCCGAGGCCGCCGAGGCCCACCAGTTCGTCCAGAACCTCCCCGACGGCTACGAGACGATGGTCGGCGAGCGCGGCGTCAAACTGTCGGGCGGCCAGCGCCAGCGCATCGCCATCGCCCGCGCGATGCTCAAAGACCCCGACATCCTCGTCCTGGACGAGGCCACCAGCGACGTCGACACGGAGACCGAGATGCTCATCCAGCGCTCGCTGGACGAACTGACCGCCGACCGGACCACGTTCGCTATCGCCCATCGGCTCTCGACCATCAAGGACGCAGACACTATCCTGGTCCTCGAAGACGGCCGCGTCGTCGAGCGGGGGAGCCACGACGAACTGCTCTCCGAGGACGGTCTCTACGCCAACCTCTGGGCGGTCCAGGCCGGCGAAATCGACGAACTGCCCGAGGAGTTCGTCCAGCGTGCGATTCGGCGCCGAGCGCAGACGGACGCTGACGATTAG
- a CDS encoding NAD(P)H-binding protein has protein sequence MRVLVTGASGFVGSHLVPELVERGHDVVALTRDPASYVAPAGVDVVEGDVLDPDLSLPDVDAAYYLVHSMEAGEDFEERDRRAARNFREAVDAAGIERIVYLGGLGNEDEGLSEHLQSRREVERLLGDGAADLTALRAAIVIGDGSASFQIIRQLAARLPVMVTPSWVRTECQPIYVDDVVTYLVGVLEAPETAGETYDIGGPDVLTYQEILTTTARILVGRRPLIVPVPVLSPGLSARWLGLVTDVDVSVAVPLVDGLRNRVVVTDDRIDEFVQPDLTGFEESVRLALGKEPAVESKAVEA, from the coding sequence ATGCGAGTCCTCGTCACCGGTGCCTCCGGCTTCGTCGGGAGCCATCTCGTCCCCGAGCTCGTCGAGCGGGGCCACGACGTCGTCGCGCTGACGCGGGACCCGGCGAGTTACGTCGCGCCCGCGGGCGTCGACGTGGTCGAGGGCGACGTGCTGGACCCCGACCTGTCGCTCCCCGATGTCGACGCCGCCTACTACCTCGTCCACTCGATGGAGGCCGGCGAGGACTTCGAGGAGCGGGACCGCCGCGCCGCCCGGAACTTCCGGGAGGCCGTCGACGCCGCCGGTATCGAGCGCATCGTCTATCTGGGTGGGCTGGGCAACGAGGACGAGGGGCTCTCCGAGCACCTGCAATCGCGACGCGAGGTCGAACGGCTGCTCGGGGATGGCGCGGCCGACCTGACCGCGTTGCGGGCCGCCATCGTCATCGGCGATGGGTCGGCGAGCTTCCAGATAATCCGCCAGCTCGCCGCCCGCCTGCCGGTGATGGTCACTCCCTCGTGGGTCCGGACGGAGTGTCAGCCAATCTACGTCGACGACGTGGTGACCTATCTCGTCGGCGTCCTCGAGGCCCCAGAGACAGCCGGCGAGACCTACGACATCGGCGGCCCCGACGTGCTCACGTATCAGGAGATACTGACGACGACGGCCCGGATTCTGGTCGGGCGCCGGCCGCTCATCGTCCCCGTCCCGGTCCTCTCGCCGGGGCTGTCGGCCCGCTGGCTCGGGCTGGTGACCGACGTCGACGTGAGCGTCGCCGTCCCGCTCGTCGACGGCCTGCGAAATCGGGTGGTCGTCACCGACGACCGCATCGACGAGTTCGTCCAGCCCGACCTGACCGGGTTCGAGGAGAGTGTTCGGCTAGCGCTCGGAAAGGAGCCTGCTGTGGAATCAAAAGCCGTTGAGGCTTGA
- a CDS encoding riboflavin synthase, which translates to MFTGIVEATGEVLAVTDDEGGRRIRVGTPFADLSYGQSISISGACLTVEEYADGEWAEFFLARETLAKTFFDGLQEGDRVNLERAMPADGRFDGHIVQGHVDATAEVVDIEQEGDDWTFSFSLPENQRDYLVEKGSITVDGISLTVAARHDDRFDVAIIPTTYDETTLSEKSVGDLVHLEVDVVAKYVEQLC; encoded by the coding sequence ATGTTCACCGGCATCGTGGAGGCCACGGGTGAGGTACTGGCAGTGACGGACGACGAGGGCGGCCGGCGAATCCGCGTCGGGACGCCGTTTGCGGACCTCTCATACGGCCAGTCCATCAGCATCAGCGGGGCCTGTCTGACCGTCGAGGAGTACGCCGACGGGGAGTGGGCCGAGTTCTTCCTCGCGCGGGAGACGCTGGCGAAGACCTTCTTCGACGGTCTGCAGGAAGGTGACCGCGTCAACCTGGAGCGGGCGATGCCGGCCGACGGGCGCTTCGACGGCCACATCGTCCAGGGCCACGTCGATGCGACGGCCGAAGTTGTGGATATCGAGCAAGAAGGAGACGACTGGACGTTTTCGTTTTCGCTACCCGAGAACCAGCGCGACTACCTCGTCGAGAAGGGGTCGATAACCGTGGACGGCATCAGCCTCACTGTCGCCGCTCGTCACGACGACCGCTTCGACGTGGCCATCATCCCGACGACCTACGACGAGACGACCCTCTCGGAGAAGTCCGTGGGCGACCTCGTCCACCTGGAGGTCGACGTGGTCGCGAAGTACGTCGAACAGCTCTGCTAG
- a CDS encoding PrsW family intramembrane metalloprotease has translation MAERQRDPVERNSDRSADLYEIADWEVRSVFDRVVYFLYYAGQWALRGLVILLAVAILAVQIAFGGLGALGAQPLFGVLAAMSAIPALVLAGYIYYADVTTQEPLTLLVGTFMLGVLFAGFAAILNTVLRGPVQTIGSVGGLLPFLGQLAFFFIIVGPVEESVKLLAVRLYAFRDDRFDAVIDGAVYGAMAGLGFATIENALYIVQNTEMVTGTVQAINEGSGIAAVRALAGPGHVIYSAFAGYYLGLAKFNPDNAGPIVLKGLLIAAVIHAGYNSLSGIAIGVLSAVYGVNQFVAFIAFVVVYDGIFILLLLRKVDAYRQAYKRAQRSDEPQSEPGVPDFES, from the coding sequence ATGGCTGAACGACAGCGGGACCCGGTGGAGCGAAACTCCGACCGGTCGGCGGACCTCTATGAAATCGCCGACTGGGAGGTCCGGTCGGTGTTCGACCGGGTGGTGTATTTCCTGTACTACGCCGGGCAGTGGGCGCTGCGCGGGCTGGTTATCCTCCTGGCCGTCGCGATTCTCGCGGTCCAGATAGCCTTCGGGGGCCTCGGCGCGCTGGGGGCACAGCCCCTCTTTGGCGTGCTCGCGGCGATGTCGGCGATTCCGGCGCTGGTGCTCGCGGGCTACATCTACTACGCCGACGTAACGACCCAGGAGCCCCTGACGCTGCTGGTCGGTACGTTCATGCTCGGCGTGCTGTTTGCCGGCTTCGCCGCAATCTTGAACACGGTGTTGCGTGGGCCGGTCCAGACCATCGGCTCGGTGGGCGGTCTCCTGCCGTTCCTCGGGCAACTGGCCTTCTTTTTCATCATCGTCGGGCCCGTCGAAGAGAGCGTGAAACTGCTCGCGGTCCGGCTGTACGCTTTCCGTGACGACCGGTTCGACGCGGTCATCGACGGCGCCGTTTACGGCGCGATGGCGGGGCTGGGCTTTGCCACCATCGAGAACGCGCTGTACATCGTCCAGAACACCGAGATGGTCACCGGGACCGTCCAGGCCATCAACGAGGGGAGCGGCATCGCGGCGGTGCGCGCCCTGGCCGGCCCGGGCCACGTCATCTACTCGGCCTTCGCGGGCTACTACCTCGGGCTCGCGAAGTTCAACCCCGACAACGCCGGCCCCATCGTCCTGAAGGGGCTGCTCATCGCGGCGGTCATCCACGCGGGCTATAACTCGCTGTCGGGCATCGCAATCGGCGTGCTATCTGCGGTGTACGGCGTCAACCAGTTCGTCGCGTTCATCGCGTTCGTCGTCGTCTACGACGGCATCTTCATCCTGCTCCTGTTGCGGAAAGTCGACGCCTACCGGCAGGCGTACAAGCGGGCCCAGCGCAGCGACGAGCCACAGAGCGAGCCCGGCGTCCCCGACTTCGAGTCCTAG